Proteins encoded in a region of the Coffea eugenioides isolate CCC68of chromosome 4, Ceug_1.0, whole genome shotgun sequence genome:
- the LOC113768156 gene encoding peroxisomal membrane protein PEX14, giving the protein MGSQSDSTPNSVDDKAQNPASQPSESTVNQGTVAKADVPNERATPSPFVNSEPIREEQVQNAVKFLSHPKVRGSPVMYRRSFLERKGLTKEEIDDAFRRVPDPTPSATASQPVVANQDGQLNSSSAIQQQVPTQTLQRAQAPSTGSISRLGLYQFHWSHVLYAIGFLAVSGAGTAVLLKKTIIPRLKSWIRKVVLKEEEGEPLVEKGNAKPNLAEEAAAAAKAAAAAAADVARASQEMLMSKTEEKRYFSELTNLLDVQIREMKTMSNAVQKLQDKGESSIPGRIATREEDDHRVSVVNSRQPYSNGKVDNRIDSVISSSPPSSVEPSTAPHPKSYMEIMAMVQRGERPSNIREINDQPPNPNQPVPNPRLVPKPKPWEVGQSQSSSGSGFQYQESSNGFTSGSQTIQLNADGSVPWWQQKNARITEIESEDEQNIRSSVPSEKPVQRSWVPPQPPPVAMAEAAAAIRQPKKPLLQKEQLTDDQLLGRASEVTDELQRITKISEAGGLEANGGNPANNASEIQKEEEQAYTET; this is encoded by the exons ATGGGGAGCCAATCTGATTCAACTCCGAATTCTGTAGACGATAAAGCCCAAAACccag CTTCACAGCCTTCAGAATCAACAGTTAACCAAGGTACAGTTGCCAAGGCTGATGTTCCTAATGAGAGAGCCACACCTTCTCCATTTGTGAATTCAGAACCAATTCGAGAGGAGCAAGTGCAAAATGCTGTGAAGTTTCTTTCACATCCAAAGGTTAGGGGATCTCCAGTTATGTATAGGAGATCATTTCTAGAGAGGAAGGGTCTTACAAAAGAGGAGATTGATGATGCATTTCGTCGTGTTCCG GATCCCACACCAAGTGCTACGGCATCACAGCCAGTCGTTGCAAATCAAG ATGGACAGTTGAATTCATCATCAGCTATTCAGCAGCAAGTTCCTACTCAAACTCTGCAACGGGCACAAGCTCCATCCACTGGCAGCATTTCAAGATTGGGACTTTATCAGTTTCACTGGTCTCATGTGCTTTATGCTATTGGCTTTCTAGCTGTTTCGGGAGCTGGAACAGCAGTACTTCTTAAG AAAACTATCATCCCACGGCTGAAGTCTTGGATACGCAAGGTTGTGTTGAAGGAAGAAGAAGGTGAACCTTTGGTAGAGAAAGGTAATGCAAAACCCAATTTGGCGGAAgaagctgctgctgctgcaaAGGCGGCTGCGGCTGCTGCTGCTGATGTGGCTCGGGCAAGCCAAGAAATGTTGATGTCGAAAACTGAAG aGAAAAGATACTTCTCGGAGCTTACAAACTTGTTGGATGTACAAATACGTGAAATGAAGACCATGAGTAATGCTGTGCAGAAATTGCAAGATA AAGGAGAAAGCAGTATTCCTGGGAGAATAGCAACAAGAGAAGAAGATGACCATAGAGTTTCAGTCGTCAATTCGAGG CAACCTTATTCTAATGGCAAGGTGGATAACAGAATAGATTCAG TTATATCTTCTTCACCACCTTCTTCCGTGGAACCGTCTACTGCCCCTCATCCAAAATCATATATGGAG ATCATGGCTATGGTTCAAAGAGGAGAGAGACCTTCCAACATCCGA GAGATCAATGATCAGCCGCCCAATCCCAATCAGCCAGTACCAAATCCTCGCTTAGTACCAAAGCCTAAG CCTTGGGAGGTTGGTCAATCTCAGAGTAGCTCTGGCAGTGGTTTCCAATATCAAGAGAGCAGTAATGGCTTCACTTCTGGGTCCCAAACTATACAATTAAATGCAGATGGTTCAGTCCCTTGGTGGCAACAAAAGAATGCCAGAATTACAGAAATTGAAAGTGAAGATGAGCAGAACATCAGATCTTCAGTGCCCAGTGAAAAGCCAGTTCAGCGATCCTGGGTTCCACCCCAGCCGCCTCCTGTTGCAATGGCAGAAGCAGCTGCAGCTATCCGACAGCCCAAAAAACCATTGCTCCAGAAGGAACAGTTGACTGACGACCAGTTACTAGGTCGTGCTTCAGAGGTAACTGATGAGTTGCAGAGAATTACAAAAATCTCTGAAGCTGGTGGTCTAGAGGCCAATGGTGGTAATCCAGCAAATAATGCCAGTGAGATACAGAAAGAAGAGGAGCAGGCCTACACTGAGACTTAA